TGGGAGGGCCGCCAAAcgtgctgatgctgcgattaagttctccatggggttggagaagtgaccctatGGTATTGGTACGTAATGGGGCGGTGCCATATTACCGTGAAGAGGCGGCGTCAGCGGAGGCTGGACTGggcctcccgctccggatgtcataaactgatttgcacctggcgggttacttgggccggccccgggtgtagcaaagagattccgagcatcataaatctgaggtaaacgggactgagttttctgatgtctcctcctcattacctcattagatgcgttcaagctcaacgtgagctgaaaggcctctgcctgaagttgttgcgcccgtacgtccaaagccgcccgctttgtggctaatctagtatcttcagctgctaaggtttccctggcccgggcgatctcatcgcgaacctgcgccacctctgcctcatgctcagattggttcgcagGGACAACTGTAGCAGTTAACAAGGCcgtaagtttatccatgagatccatcagcacctgagccggtgagcgcacagggcctcctgccccggctgctcctaacccggatgtTATCGCCACTGAGgccgtagaattttggccgggttgagtaccaaccatgaagactcctgcccagtttggcgacTCTAAGGGGTCCAAAatagtgctgccatcggaacagcccccaagcacaccatcttgaacttgatacagcgaatctgttgagccggcggacgaatcaccgtcagagagaacggccggctcaccatcaccttcagatcATTCAgaaagttcacctccgtggatgcaacccacaaaggcacgcttcacgacgggttgagctcgggcgggtttcgcacgctgagccgtctcgacgaggtcagtgcagctgtccggctcagggcccggctcacccatctggccgatgaagacgtgaattccgccaaaggggacccggtacccgtactcaattgagtcggcgtcggggccccagccttcgtcgtcgatgtagatcttgccgcgacgactcttggtcatccggccaactgcgtatcccttgagtccttcgaagctgcccttcaagaactcaaatccaccatgcgctggcccacggtgggcgccaactgtcgtggaattgtcacggcagatgtccttttgcaaggacttagtcgtggagccatcgcaactagaaagcttaaaggggttaatcgggacaaggacacgcgaggtttatactagttcagccccttacggtgaaggaaggcctacatctagttgggttggaattgcttgaggtttcgatgactagggagcgagatgcgctatgcctggctctcgatcagttgttttctcccctaagccgctggcgggtcgtccccttatatacacgggttgacgccctgcggcctatagagtcccggccggctcataaacagtgtccggctcggcgactagttacttctatcttacagtacaagttataccatcatggcggtttatctttACGGGCCTCAGAGTCCCCTGTGGGCCTTTAAGCTTTTTAGTGAACCAtcatcttcatgccttggtcttgggcttctgatgAACCCCTATTTgcgtaatccggcccctcctggatggcttacacaaatagtcatatccccaacaccataggattttttccattgagtctaggctaatgtttattttcctatggaatgtgaaggataggaagaattcctccataggaatagaatttcattcctacaaaccaaagagctCCGAAGGAActtttcctatagaaatcctatcctatgaaaatcctacaaaattcctccaaaccaaaggaggccgtCATGTGGCTTCGCCACTGGTAGTACGTACTCCCTACATAGATGATCTCAGCGTGTTTCTCATTTTGGTAAAGAATCCATGCAACCTTTTTACCCGCAAATAGGAAAAAGAATGAAAGGAACAGATCTGCATCCAGTTGCACGCGCTCCCTTAGTAGACAAGGAATCAATTCTATTAATACCCTGTTTGTTTAGTCTTTTGCTTCCGTTTTTACAGTTTTTTCACTTTAGCAAAAAAACCCCCAAAAACTCCCAAATAAAGCCTTTTATTTTGTTTTGGCTCATGAATCAATATCTACCTAATGATGGTATCAGCCAAAAGCCGAAGCAAAAAACCCTTATTTAGGAGCTTTCGTGGCTTTTttgtgaaaataaaaaaaatgaaagcaGAAGCAAAAGCCCAAAATAACAGATATTAATTCGCAAGACAGACGGAATCATCATCTTAAACTGGATTCCAGTTCCATGGGTCGACCGGCCGATGATTAGCGATCGCTACATATACAGAATTGACTCCAAAGCTAATAAGAAAGGTGACGTGAGGGCTTAGGCGCAAACCCGGCCGCTCCTTCTTGTTTTTTAAGGAAATAACCCGGCCGCTCCTTCGAAATAAATAAATACCTCGCCCCCTGTGGCTCGAGGGAGCGCTGCCGCTCCTCCGACCACCAAGAGAAACCTCCCTCGCTCACAAAAAAAAGTCACAAAACTCCTTCCCTTTTTTCTCCACGGACAAGCACATACCCCAACCAAACCGCTTTCCGGCCTTTCTTTTCTCCCCTCTCTCGCGCACGCGTCGGATCCCCGGCGCCGGGGGACTCCGCCGGCTCACTCCCACGACTGGCGCGGGCAGAGGTAATCCGCTCCCCCGCTTCTCGACGGGTTTTTCCGGGGTGGGGGCGATATTTTGGGGGTAATCCCGCAGCTCGGAGGCCGGGATTCGGTTCTGTGGTCGTGGATGGCCGGCCGGCCGGGCGGTTCCGCCTCCGAGCCCCGGGGCTCGTCGTGCCTACGAGTCCCGCCCGCAGCCGGGCCGGAGGACGCGATCAGGCCAAAGTTCGTCGCTTCGACGCCAAGCAAAGTCCAGTTTCCGCGTTTCATCGGCAACAAATAGGTGTCAAGTTTGCTGCTGCGGCGGTTCATCCCCTCCCCTGCAGGCCGCGGCGGTGGATTCTTTCCAGTGTTCCTGCTTGATGAAGCCCAGTTTCCGTCCCCAGATATGGGAGACCCCACCCTCTCCCTGTAGGAGAGGAGGACAAGAACAGTCATAGTCCAGTAGTACCAGTACTGTAAGCTGTGCAGCTACCGCCGCACACGCACCTGCATTCTCCTCTTGTGCCCGCGCGTCTTGTGGTTGTTGTGGTTGTTGGGGGTGGCGTTGTCTTGTTGTGGTTGTTGGGGGTGGCGTTGTCTCGGAGACCACTTGCTCATGCCTTTGTCATGTCGCATACATGCTGCTTCTGCAAAACCAGGCCATCTGCTTTTGCCTTTCAATTTTGCTCTATTTTTTTGTTGCATTAACGCAAGCAACTGGAGAGCTATCAACTCAAACGAATATGTTTGTCATGTCAAGTCACTTTCTCTGAATAACTGACCTGTGTGTGAATGAAGGTCAAGAGAGTTGCTGATTCTGCTTTGCTTCCCTGAACCTGTGGCGTTGCACAAGACAAACTAACTGTCCTGCTAGGAGCCTCGAGCAGGGCTGCCCACGGCGTGCCGGAATCTTCCGTCGTCCCTCCTCCTGACCGGCTGACTTCCGATGGGATGGGGAACCCTCATAACCAGGCGCCTCAAAGTTTTTTCCTTGGCGCTGTTCGTCTACTTCGACTACAAGGTGTGTTTCTGCTTCTTTCTATGATGTTCTTTCGACATCCAGTCTCTTCTTCTGTTGTTCTGGTGGAAGCAGATTAACATCTTTCCGAGGTACAAGCAGGCTGTTCAGAAGAGAGTCCAGTGGGTTAGCGCTGTCAAGAAGAATGCTATATGGGCAAAGACGCACGAGCGGAATGCGCGTCGTGTTCTCAACCTGATGATAGAGCTAGAAGGTTTGTGGGTGAAAATGGGCCAGTATCTGTCCACAAGAGCAGACGTGCTTCCTGAGCCGTACATAGAGGTCCTGAAGCAGCTGCAGGACTCGCTTCCTCCACGCCCTCTTGAAGAGGTATGTATACATTGATTAGTGAATGGTAGATTGAAAAATAATTTAATCATAAGCATTTCCATTTTTGTAGCCAACCAATCTGGCAACATCATATAGCATGACTTAATGTAGTTCATCCTAGTCTTAGTTCTGTCTGTCGTGTGCAGGTTTGTGGAACCATAGAAAAAGAACTTGGGAAACCCATGCGTCAACTATTTGCTACTTTTGACGTTGACCCTCTTGCGACCGCATCAGTAAGTCCTGTTGCTCCCAAATGAACTATATTTTCTCTGGTGTAAATTCATAGCATGGTTGAACACTTCTTGACAGATAGCACAAGTTCATCGTGCAACTCTGGAAGACGGCAGAGAAGTGGTTGTCAAAGTTCAGCATGATGGTATCAAAGAGATCATATTAGAGGTTCTTTTCTTTTCTGGAAATAGTGTTTTGTAAGACAAGTAGGATTGCTATTGTAACTTTTCATCTGTGATCAGGATTTGAAGAATGCAAAATCATTGATCGAATGGATTGCATGGGCAGAACCTCAGTATGACTTCAACCCAATGATTGATGAATGGTGCAAGGAGGCACCCAAGGAACTTGATTTCAATCATGAAGCAGGTAGTTCTCCTTGCTCAGATTCTTAGGTACAGCATTCATAAAGAGGTTATCATGATAATGTAAGGCGCAAAATCTACTTTCAGAGAACACTAGGACTGTCTCCAAGAATCTTAGTCGGAAGACCGAAGGTGGGAGTGGCAGTGTTTCCAGCGATGTTGATGTACTGATACCAGAAATTATTCAGGTCTAACTGTCAGCCCGAATTTTATTCTGTTTGTCTTGCATTAGTGTTTGCAAATCACGTGACCATCGTCTGACCCATTCTTCTTTGTATCAGTCTACTGAAAAGATTCTAATTCTGGAATACATGGACGGCATTCGCTTACATGACAATGATTCATTGGAAGAATATGGTGTTGATAAGAAAAGACTCGTTGAAGAGATAACCCGTGCTTATGCTCATCAAATATACATTGACGGTTTCTTCAATGGCGATCCTCATCCTGGTATTGTAATTCTATGCTTCTTTAGGCAGATCTTGTGTTACATAAATTCTTTTCTCCAATATTTCCATTGGATTTCTTTGTGTTGCTTTCACACCGATTCATACTAACATGCTTTTCTTTTCTGTAGGCAATTTTCTTGTAAGCAAGGAACCTCCACATAAACCGATTCTCCTTGATTTTGGGCTCACTAAACGCATATCACAATCAATGAAGCAGGCACTAGCAAAGATGTTTTTATCATGCGCTGAGGTTTGTAACATTTTGATCTTACAAATAATACACATGGCATCAAAGAGTAAGAGTATCTTTTGTAGTTATAAGCAACAAGCATTTCCTTAAGATAACTGTAACCCCTCTTTGTATTATGGTTGAATCAAAAGAATCATATCTTTTAATATTTTAACTTTTTTCATGTAATAAATATTGTGGCTCTTTATCCCTGCATTACACACCAGTGATATTGCAGACTGGTAGATGACACGGCATATTCAACAACTATAAGATAAGCAAGACAGAATCAGGAACTTGGCTTTATTTTTGCGATCATGTTTTTTCCTATAGTAAATTATTAAATTTCACGCGACACCACTTGATCATAGGCACAAATGTAAATTTTTGTTAGATGTTTGATTCATTCTATCTTTTGTCGCTTATTACTAGCTTCCCATTCTTTTGTTTAAACTCTATAATTTAAAATTCTGAGATCAACGTGTAGGGGGACCAAGTGGCACTGCTGTCAGCCTTTGCAGAGATGGGGCTTAAGCTGCGAGTTGATATGCCTCAGCAGTCTATGGAGATTGCCTCAATATTTTTTCGCCAGTCCACTACAGCAACTGAAGCGAAAGTATGCTGAAGGCCCGTTCTAGATTTTCTTTGTTCCTAATACTGCAGGAAGTTGTAGTAACTGGTTGGTTGTGGTTTGTTCCTACTTATTAGGAGAACATTAAAGCATTGAATGAGCAAAGAGAACGAAACGCCAAAGCCCTTCAAGAGAAGATGAAATTGAACAAGAAGGAGGTTAAACATTTCAATCCTGTGAGTAGCCATGCCCAGCTAATTACTTTCCTTAAGCTGTGTTGGGTttgtcaaccaagagaccggtgttAAATGAAGGTTTTCTTGCTATCAGGTTGATGCTTTCCCTGGGGATGCGATAATTTTTATGAGGGTCTTGAATCTTCTTAGAGGTATGTCTTTATCTCTTGAACTTGTACATTCCTCTGACATGTCCATCATCTCACAGTGGCTGTTTTTCATTTATACCTGCAGGGCTTTCAGCTTCACTGAATGTTAGGATAGTTTATCTGGACATCATGAGACCATTTGCTGAATCAACTTTGCTAGGGTGAGATGCACGCCATGCCTGTGTTTTGCATCAGCTTTGTGCGGATCATTCTTTTCGAATTGCTAATAATTTAGGCTTCATTGATATCAGGAGTATGACACGTGGGCCCTCAACTAATAGCGAGTGGATTTATGACTCACCTGTTAACTCTGAAGTGGAGTCTAAACTGAGGAGTCTTCTACTCGAGATGGGAAGCGACAAAATTTTGGGACTACAAGTGGGTCAATAATCTCATGCCACTCATTTACATGCCATGACAGTACTGTAGCAATATTTTGTATGCCGAAATTTCACATCACGAGTTTACCAACGATATCTGCATACGGTTGTCTTGTTGCAACGCAGCCTTACTGATATTCCTCCCGCAGGTATGCGCATACAAAGATGGAAAGGTCATAATAGACACCGCTGCTGGTACATTAGGGAAATACGATCCACGTCCCGTTCAGCCTGATTCTCTGTTTCCGGTTTTCTCGGTGACGAAGGGTATCACTGCTGGAATGGTACATTGGCTCGTCGACCAAGGGTGAGTGGTTAATTTCAGCACCAAGTTTTTTCTTAGCATGCCACTGTAAATCTGTTTGCAGGCCATCTGGCTGCATTATGCTGTAGAATTAGTCGTGCTatgtgcaatatttttgctcatcgTCATATTCATCTTCATCTTAGTTTTACTCGTACTACATGAAAAAGGGCCTAGAAGTATAAACATGGTAGCATGTTGCAAGGAAACAGGGTATTCTCTCTCAGTATACTCAACATTCAGTGTACTATGTTGCTGTAGTTTTAGTTGCAGTCTCACTTTACCCTTTCCATTTCTTCCCTGCGTCTAAAAAACGGACAGGGATCAGGTGACTTGCCCACTGCGAGTCACGCCGTAACTTGTGGGCACCCATCCATTTGATCTGAAATGGACAGCCCAGATCAAGTCCAGTAGCAACAAGGACTATTATTCATGATTTACTGTTCATGAGGTACTGTAGATCGGATCCTGTAGACGTACACTGTAGCTGTCTCATTGTTTACGTCGAAGGGTATAAAGAGGGTGGCAAGTCGCTATACTGTTCACCGGTACTCGCCCACAGCAAGTCACCGGATCTCAGTCCCTAAAAAATGGACAGCGCTGAGcgtccctctctttctctctccccgACCGAAGGGCCCCATCCCACCCCCACTTCCCCACGAGATTTTCAAAAAACCCCCTTCCCTCCACCCAAAACCCTAAGCCGCCCCAGACCGCGGCGGTGATGGAGGTGCCACCGGAGATGCTCGACGCCCTGGCAGGATGGTTCACGCAGACGCTCTCCCCCGCCGCTGAGCAGAGCCTCTCCGCCACAGCCTCCACCCCGGGCTTCGCGCTTTGTGGATGTTATTGGCAGCATCCACTGTTGGTCGAAAAGAAAGTCTCACTTCACAGAAGTCACACTTTTTTTTTGACATTATGTGTGTTCTGAGTTCTGACGCACCTAAAAGGATCTGTGCTTCTAGTTTAGGCTTCCTAGCATCTCATTCTTATGTGAAGCAGATCCTTTGGATCTCTGGCTGTTGTGCATGATTCTCTTTGGAGAACAATAAGCATCTTTTCCATGTTGCCTTATGCTTTTATACACTTTATCTTGTCCATATAGTGACTGTATGCTCTGATCTTTCAGGAAGTTGAAGTATGAAGAAACAGTTGCCGATATATGGCCAAAATTTGGGACTAACAAAAAGGAGCTAATCAAGGTGCAAAAACTTATTTCACTTATGCTATGTAATGAGACACAGTGTTTCAGGATAATAACAGACTCATTTGTCACTTCGTAATAAAGGTGCACCATCTTCTCAATCATACATCTGGTTTAC
This portion of the Triticum dicoccoides isolate Atlit2015 ecotype Zavitan chromosome 7A, WEW_v2.0, whole genome shotgun sequence genome encodes:
- the LOC119328085 gene encoding uncharacterized protein LOC119328085 — translated: MGWGTLITRRLKVFSLALFVYFDYKAVQKRVQWVSAVKKNAIWAKTHERNARRVLNLMIELEGLWVKMGQYLSTRADVLPEPYIEVLKQLQDSLPPRPLEEVCGTIEKELGKPMRQLFATFDVDPLATASIAQVHRATLEDGREVVVKVQHDGIKEIILEDLKNAKSLIEWIAWAEPQYDFNPMIDEWCKEAPKELDFNHEAENTRTVSKNLSRKTEGGSGSVSSDVDVLIPEIIQSTEKILILEYMDGIRLHDNDSLEEYGVDKKRLVEEITRAYAHQIYIDGFFNGDPHPGNFLVSKEPPHKPILLDFGLTKRISQSMKQALAKMFLSCAEGDQVALLSAFAEMGLKLRVDMPQQSMEIASIFFRQSTTATEAKENIKALNEQRERNAKALQEKMKLNKKEVKHFNPVDAFPGDAIIFMRVLNLLRGLSASLNVRIVYLDIMRPFAESTLLGSMTRGPSTNSEWIYDSPVNSEVESKLRSLLLEMGSDKILGLQVCAYKDGKVIIDTAAGTLGKYDPRPVQPDSLFPVFSVTKGITAGMVHWLVDQGKLKYEETVADIWPKFGTNKKELIKVHHLLNHTSGLHNALGDVVKTDPMSVCDWEEMLDQIAKSTPETEPGSSQIYHYLSFGWLCGGLIEHASGRKFQEILEEAIVHPLHIEGELYVGIPPGVESRLATLTVDMEEIQKLQGIKPGPDVPPELLSGIAQMAAGVPAMFNTLNVRRAIIPAANGHLSARALARYYAALAAGGAIPPPHSSNAKPLLGSHVHTPAFPTAATSKKKKRGSAKKSSGSSSSMEKVEYAQLRTSDADSEVSVAASGSTGGRLFSNSDSGIMDAFMGVGEYSGMIHPNGKFGLGFRRYGRSGAPPTGFGHSGMGGSNGFCDPEHGFAIAVTVNKMALGSVTRRVVRFVCEELGVPVPDEFSVAGEKGPDMVLNLAPPAE